Below is a window of Brachyspira hampsonii DNA.
AACTATAAAAATTAAATGTACTATTTGAGAAGCTCCTATAGTCATCATTATATACTGAAAATAAAAATATAAATCATAAAATGAATGATTTTCTTTAGGTATAAGGAAGATAGAGTTAATAATTCCGCTTGTTATAAAAGAGTATACTCCCAAAAATAAAACTATTAAAAATAAAACAATATAAATGTATTTTAAATATGTATCTTTCACTTTTATATATATGCTTCTGAAAATATTGTTGGTATGAAGTCCTAAATGAAATATCATAAGTACAAATCCAGACGATGTTGATACTACATGCAAATTCCTTGCAAACTGATTAGCTATGAAAGGAGAGAATGCAAATATATCTCCAGACATCATTATAGAACTTACTGCCATTACAATCATATCAAAAAATAATAAAAAATTAATAGTTATAAATAGTTTTTTTATAAAGCCGTATTTTCCTTTTGTAATGCTTCCATACCATTTTATATTTAATAGATGATGAAGTATAAATAAAATAAATAGAGTAAAACCAAATATACCATGAAGAAATAAACCTCTCCCGGGTCTATAGCTCATAAGATAAATAAATATAATATACATTAGAATATCTATTATAATTTTTATTATTTTTTTTAATTTCATTAACAGTCTGCCTTATTAAATTTCTTACTTAACTCCCAATACTTTTATAAATATTTGGAGTATATAAACTATATAAATAAAAGGAAAATAAAAAAAATTTTATGTAAAAATTCAAATTATATTTCATTTATGGCATTTAATTTTAACCACTCAGAAATTCTATTTTCTAATTCTCTTCCTCCAGAATAATTAAACTCTAAAGCTAATCCTACATAAGCATCTGGTATAAGTTTAGCCAAATCGGAAACACTTTCTCCAAACATAGTACCCCCATGACTGCTGAATGTAATAACACTTTTTCCCGAAAAATCATATTCTTTTATAAATGAAAATACAGGCATCGGCATAGTAGCCCACCAAGTAGGGTAGCCCAAAAGTATTATATCGTACTTTTCCATATTTTGAACATGATCTGTTAATTCTGGATATACATTATTATTTAAATCTATCTGAGATGTTTCATATATGTTTCCTCTTCCTCTGTATGGGGTCTTCATTTTTATTTCTATTATATCAGCCCCAGTTTTTTCTTTTATAATCTCAGCAGCGTTTCTGGTATTTCCAGAATAAGAAAAATAAGCTATTAATATTTTAGGGTTTTGAGGTATTTTTATATTTAGAGAATAAGCTGTTTCTATAATGTCATTAATAGGTTTTGCATTTCTTGCTATTCTAAATCCTGTATTTCTGTCTGTGCTTAAAGGATTGCATGCAGAACGATATGCAGCTCTTAAATGTTTGGCAAAGTCAATATAGCTTCCGCCTCTGCTTACTCTTAAAGAACCGTTTTGATTACCATAAGGATTGTTATTATTTTCTGTATCATATTCTCCGTAATAATCAAAGCACCATTCTGATACATTGCCATGCATATTATAAAGCCCGAATTGATTAGGACTTAAACTATTTACTTCTAATGTTCTTCCTCTATAACGGCTTGTTTTTACATCAGGGTTATGAGGGTTAACATAATTTTCTTCTATAAGATACGGATAGCTTCCTTCAAAGTTGGCATTATCGCTTGTAATATGATTAAGAGAATTAAATACTGTTCTTGTAGCAGCTCTTGCGGCATATTCCCATTCTGCTTCAGTTAAAAGTCTGTATCCATTAGCATTTCTATTCCATTTTACTGTATTCCCTTCTATGGTATATGCTGGAGTAAGTCCTTTGGCTTTGCTTAAAGCATTACAGTACTCTATAGCATCATACCAAGTAACATTTTCTACGGGAAGATTTTCACCTTTAAAATGGCTTGGATTTTTACCCATAATATTTTGATAATCCTTTTGAGTAACTTCATACGGATCTATATAAAAAGGGTTTATCACAACTTCATGTAAAACTTCATCTTTATCACGCTGTCTTTCAGTATCTGGGCTTCCCATCATGAAACTTCCGCCTTCTAATAATATCAAATTATCATTTATCATTTTTTCATCCCCTGAATTATTTGCCTGTGTGTTTACTTCCTGAGCAAAAACCTGCTGATTTTGAATTATATTATTCTCTGATTTGTTTAATGCATAAAAAACTATTACAGCTATAATCAGAACAGATATTGATAGTATTTTTTTATTTTTCATAATTTCCTCCTTTTTTTAAATTAAAAATGAAGTTTATAATATATTTTACTAATATTTATTTAAGATTAAAAAATTATGTAGAAAAAGTTATAGAATAAAAATCAAATATTATTTTTTATTATTTTTATAAGCATTATATTCTTCATCAGTAACATGTTCTAACCAAGTAACATTATTACCGTCTTTATCGCCTGTTATTGCAATATGCTTCATTCTGCAGTCTGGAGAGGCTCCATGCCAATGTTTTTTATCTTTAGGGCAGTAAAGTGCTTCTCCCTCATGAAACTCTAAAATCTCTCCTCCCTCTTCCTGAGTAAGTCCTATGCCTTCAACTACTATCAAATGCTGTCCGCATGGGTGAGTATGCCATGCACTTCTTGCACCTGCTTCAAATGTTACATAGGCTACAGAAAAGTGAGAATCTTCATTAGCATCTGTTAATAATTCTACTTCAACATCGCCTGTGAAACATTCCTTTGAACCTTTAAATTTTCTTCCTTCTCCTTTTTTTATAAATACTGTTTTTTCTGGTGCTTTTTGGTATTCATAATCTGACATTTTATTTCTCCTTATTTTTTAATTATTAAATTTTTTATTTTACATTTATTTTTATATTTTTAATCCATTTTTCTATTTCGCTTTCTGAATTATTTATACTGCTTGTATTTCCATATACGCTTAATATTTTTCCAACATGTTTTGATTTAGTTAATTTTTCTATATCTGTTCTTATTATACCAGCTCCGCCTCCTCCATGCGTACAGAAAGGCATAATAATTTTATTAGAAAAGTCAAAACTGCTTATAAAAGATCCTACAGGACTTGCTATTGTATTCCACCAATTGGGACTTCCTATAAATATAACATCATAATCATCTATGCTTACAATATTGTTTTTTAGTTTTGGTTTATGATTATTTTTTATATCTCTTTTAGCTTCGTCTAGTACTTTATTATAGTTTGATGAGTATGGTTTTTCTGGTTCAGTATAGAAGAAGTCTATTTTTACATTTTGAAATTCTGATTTTAAAACTTTTACTATAAGTTCAGCAAGTTTTTTAGTATTTGCTGAATGCGAATAATATGCTATTAATATTTTCATAATTGCTCCTATTGTTGCTAATAAAAATTGTTCGCCCGCTTTGCGTGCCTTTGGCAAAGTATCTGATAAATAAATTTATCAGATGCTCACAATTTTTATGGTTATTGCTAATAAAAATTGTTCGCTGCTTTGCGTGTCTTTGGGATAGTATCTGCTAAATAAATTTAGCAGATGTTCACAATTTTCATGGTTATTGCTAATAAAAATTGTTTGCCGCTTTGCGTGTCTTTGGCATAGTATCTGCTAAATAAATTTAACAGACGCCCGAAATTTTTATATTTATTGCTATCAATAAACTTATTCTTAAATTAATTCTTTATTTTCCTACTATCTCTAAATGCTCCTTTGGATATCTCTCTCCGTATATTTTTATGCTTGAAATAGCTTTATTAATATCTTCTAATTCCTCTTTGCTAAACTCTACATTGACAGAAGCTATATTCTCTCTTAATCTCTCTATTTTTCTTGTTCCGAATATTGGTACTATAAATGGTTTTTGATGCACTACCCAAGCTAATGCTATTTGAGATTTTGTTACATTTTTTCTTCTTGCTATATCTTCCAAAACTTCAACTAAAGTATAATTATCTTTTATATTTTCTTTTTGAAATCTAGGAATAGAGCTTCTAAAATCATTATTTGAAAAGTCTGAAGCATTATTAAATCTTCCTGTCAAAAAACCTTTACCTAAAGGTGAGAAAGGTACAAAACCAATATTTAATTTTTCTAACAACGGTATAAGTTCCTTTTCTGGCTCTCTCCACATTATAGAATATTCGCTTTGTATAGCTGTCAATTTGCATACTTCATCAGCTTTTTTTATAGTATTAATACCTGCTTCAGAAATTCCCCAATGTTTTATTTTACCTTCTTTTATTAAATCTTTCATTGTATCGGCTGCCTCTTCTATTGGAGTATTAGGATCAACTCTATGAATATAGTACAAATCAATACAGTCCGTTTTAAGTCTTTTTAATGAACCTTCCAATGATTTTATTATAGTTTCTCTTTTAGCATTAAGTACAGGTTTGCCATTTACAGTTTTTATTCCGCATTTTGTAGCTATTACAACTTTATCTCTGTATTTTTCTAATGCCTCTCCTACAACCTCTTCATTTTTGTATGGACCGTAAGCCTCTGCCGTATCAAAAAAATTAATACCCAATTCTATAGCCTCATGTATAACGGATATTAATTCTCTTTTGTCATAATGCTCATCATACACGACACCATATCCCATACAGCCTAAACCTATTTCTGATACTTCCAAATTACCTAATTTTCTTTTTTGCATAATTGCTCCTATTATTACTAATAAAAATTGTTCGCTTCAATCACCTGCTAAATAAATTTAGCAGGTGCTCACAATTTTTATGGTTATTACTAATAAAAATTGTTCGCTTCAATCACCTGCTAAATAAATTTAGCAGGTGCTCACAATTTTTATGGTTATTACTAATAAAAATTGTTCGCTTCAATCACCTGCTAAATAAATTTAGCAGGTGCTCACAATTTTTATGGTTATTACTAATAAAAATTGTTCGCTTCAATCACCTGCTAAATAAATTTAGCAGGTGCTCACAATTTTTATGGTTATTACTAATAAAAATTGTTCGCTTCAATCATCTGCTAAATAAATTTAGCAGGTGCTCACAATTTTTATGGTTATTGCTAATAAAAATTGTTCACTCGCTTTGCGTGCCTTTGGCAAATTATCTGCCAAATAAATTTAAGAGATGCTCACAATTTTTATGGTTGTTGTTAATAAAAATTTCGGGCTTAAAGGCTCTTAAAAGACACCAAAAATTTTTATATTTCTTGCTATAAATAAACTCCTTAAAAATTAACTAGTACCCAACTACATAATTTTTTATTTACTTAAAAAATATGTACTTTAAAAACTCTATATATAAACCACATCTCAATTAATTTTTAATACCAATCATGTTTTTCATCACGATTTAATTCTGCTATTTTCTTCATATCTTCATCACTTAATTCAAAATCATATATTTCTGTATTTTCTATTATATGTTCTCTATTACTAGAGCCAGGTATTACAATTACTTCTCTTTGCAAATTCCATCTTAATATAATTTGTGCAACTGACTTATTATATTTTTTAGCAATATCTTTTAATACTTTATCATTTAAAAGTTCTCTCTGATGTCCTCTTCCTCCCAAAGGATACCAGCCTTGAACAGCTATACCCAAACTTTGAATATACTCTATAACATTAGTATCCTGATAATAGGGGTGTATTTCATTCTGAACCAAAGCAGGCATTACACTTATTTTAGGAAGAAACTCTTTTAATTCTTTTATGTACCAATTAGAAAGTCCAATAGAGCGAATCTTTCCCTCTTTCACAGCTTTTTCCATAGCCTTGTATGCTTCAACATCATTTAGACCCGGGTGATGAAGAAGCATCATATCAATATACTCAACATCCAATTTTTTTAATGCCTCATTTATAGCATTTTCTGCATCACTGTATTGATTAGGATATAATTTTGTAATAATAAAAATGTCTTTTCTATCAACCTTTGAATCTCTTACAGCTCTTCCTACTTCTTCTTCATTTCTGTATATATAGGCAGTATCAATTAACCTTACGCCATTTTGTAAAGCAAAAAGTATAGAATTGTAGCATTCGTCATTTAATAGACTGTATGTTCCTATTCCATTTAATGGTATTTCATATCCGCTGTTTAGTTTTGCCCTTTTTGTATTGAAATTAAAAACTACTTTATTGTTTTCCATATTAGTATTTGCCTCTGCTTTTTTGTTTAATGAAAATATTGTTATAATTGAAATAAAAATAAATAACAAACCAAAAAATACTTTTTTCATTGTTTATCCTTTTTATTAATTTATAAACTATATACACCTATAGTGCATTACTATATTTGTTTATTTCTATGTAAGAAATTTATAATTAAGTTACAAACTATCAAATTTTATAATTGCATAAATATTTTACAGTTTCAATATCAGTATGCGATAAAAATAAACTATTTTTTTTATCTAGCTTTAATATTTCATTCATATCATTATCATCTAATTCAAAATCAAACACATTAAAATTTTCTATAATTCTTTCTTTATGAACACTTTTAGGTATGACAACAACATTTCTTTTTATAAGCCAATTTAATATAACCTGAGCAACAGTTTTATTATGTTTTTTTGCTATTTTTGTAAGTGTTTCATTAGTAAACATATTATTTCTTCCTTCAGCAAAAGGTGCCCAAGATTCTATTTGAATTCCGTATTCTTTCATAAGTTTATTGTCTTCTTCTCTTTGGAAAAATGGATGAGTTTCTATTTGATTAATCATAGGAGCTATTTTATTATGCATAACTAAATCTAATAATCTGTCTGGATAAAAATTACAAACTCCTATAGCTTTAATTTTTCCCTCATTATATAAATCTTCCATAGCCCTCCAAGAACCATAATAATCACCGAAGGGCTGATGTATCAAATATAAATCCAAATAATCTAAACCAAGTTTTTCCATAGATACTTCAAAAGCCTTTTTAGCGTTATCATATCCTGCATCTGTTATCCATAATTTAGTAGTGATGAATAATTCTTTTCTGTTAATACCGCTTTCTTTTATAGCATCACCAACAGCTTTTTCATTAAAATATGCTGAGGCAGTATCTATCAATCTGTATCCTGCTTCGATGGCATTTAATACTGATTTTTTGCATTCTTCATAATCTGGTATTTGAAAAACACCAAATCCTAATATAGGCATTTCAAGTCCATTATTTAATTTTACAGTTTTCATACTTGCTCCTATTGTTGCTATCAATAAACTCGCTTAAAATTTCTAGCAGCTGAAGTTGCTAGAAGCTCGTTTATTTCATTATTGCTAATAAAAATTGTTCACCTTTGGCAGATTATCTTTTAAATAAATTTAACCCATTCTCATAATTTTTATATTTGTTGCTATCAATAAACTCGCTTAAATTTTGTTGCTAAAAGACTGTTTATTTATCAATTATTTTAAAATTATAGCATTAGAGTTCACTCCAATGTCAATAGTTGTTTTTATAATTTTTTTTAATTTTCACTAGCGACACTAAAAGTTATTTCTATACTTCCTCTCCCAAGTGCTTCTTTTAAACCTTCTGTATTTTCTATATATCCAAGTCTTGTATAACTGTATGAAGTTCTAAAACTCTCATAAAATAATACTATGCAGTTATTGCCATATAGTAAAAAATCACCTGTTTTTATGCTTCCTATATTTTCAGTTTTAGTTGTAAGTTTTTTACTTAAATTATAATATTTTTCATTGCTGTTTAACTCATTCATATTAACAGTTAAAGGAAGAAGAGCTAAAAAATCTTTTGCTGTTTGATTATCATATAATTTTAATTTGTATTCTTTATCTTTTATTTTTACATTAACTGAAGTATTTAAAACATTTAAATTTTCCATAGTTGTATTATCTCCGTAAACTGAATAGCATGATATAGATGATATAATAGAAAAAATTAATAAACTAAAAAAATATTTTTTTATTTTCATAAATATTTATCCTTAATCATTATTTTTAAGCATATCTTTTTCATGTACTGAAATTTGATGTCCGTAATTTTCTATTTTTTTATTTAGTTTATCTAAAGTTGCCTGAAGTTCATTTAATTTTTCCTGCATAGCATCTCTTTGACTTACTAAAAGCTGTTTTCTAGCTTCTAATGTAGAATCGCCTTTATTGTATAGCTTTATATATTCTATTATCGATTCTATAGACATTCCAGAGTTTCTCATACATTTTGAGAACTCTATCCATCCTAAATCATAATCAGTATAATTTCTTATTCCGTTTTCACTTCTTCCTACTTCAGGTATTAGCCCTATTCTTTCATAATATCTTAAAGTATCAGCGGATAATTCTGTTTTTTTACTTACTTCTGCTATTGTCATTTATTAATTACCTCCTTTATTTTTGTAGATTATAGCATTGGAGTGCACTCCAATGTCAATATTATTTTTTATATTATTTAGTTTAATTTATTATAGAATTATATCAAATACTTATATATTATGATTATCTATAACTATAAAGTATTATATTTTGAGTTTATTGTGCTAATTTAAATTATAATGAATATCTGCTTTTTTAAACTAAAAGCGTGCAATAACCATGGCTCTTAAACGATTAAACAAGTATATTATAGTTGACTTTATAGGATAATTTTGTATAATAAAAATATTATGATTTTTATTTTAGGAAGTTTATGCTGGATTTAAGTTTTAGAGTTTTGGATTGGGATTTTTTTGCTCCTAATATGGATAAAAAATTTATATTGGAAAATATAAATAATGACATAAAAATTACTTATGGGGACTCTAATCCTGAATTGGATTTTATACCAAAAGCTCAAAAAAGAAGATTAAGCCAAATAACTAAATTTTCTTTTGAATCAGTTAAAAATATTTTAAATGAAAATGATCAGATACCATTTTTTTTTGTATCTAAATATGGAGAAATAAAACAGCAGTATAATATGTCAAAAAAGATAGTTACAGAACATGAGGTATCTCCTGCACTTTTCAGTTTTTCAGTTTTTAATACAGCAGTGGCACAGCTTACTATTTTTTATAAAAATTATAAAAGAGCCATTGCAGTTACATGCTACAATAATTTTATAGATACAGCACTTATACAGGCCATTGCCTTTTTAAAGACTTCTGATAATGATAAAGCTCTTATATTAATAGCTGATGAAAAATTACCGGAAAGCTATGAAGTGATATCAAGAGACGGTAATTATTCATTTGCATTTTCTTGTCTTATTTCTAAAAAAGACCCAAACATCTATATTGATGTAATAGACAGTAATATAAATAAAGATGAAAATTCAATTATCGATTTTATTAAATTTATATCAACAGATACTTCCGATTTAGAATTAGGAAAAATAAAATTAATAAAAAAATAATATATTTTATTGATAGATTTATGTGAAATTATAATTAAGGAGAAAACTATATGAGTATTGAAGATCAAATAAAACAAATCGTTATAGAATCGGCAAATTTGGAAGGTGTATCCATAGAAGATATAGATACAGATGCTCCTTTATTCGGAGATGAATTAGGACTTGATTCTATAGATGCTTTGGAAATAGGCGTTGCTATTAGAAAAAAGTTTAATATCACTTTTTCTGATATAGAAGAAAATAATAAACAATATTTTTATTCTGTTGCAACTTTAGCAAAATATATAAGAGAAAATTCAGACAATAAATAAAAAATATTATGAGAAAATTAAGCAATACAAATTTTTATTCATTAAAAGATTCAGATGATATTTTTCTTATTCATAAGGAAAATAAGAATTTTATAAAGTACAAAGAGTTTGTTTCTGATATAGTTAAAAGTTTAGAATATATTTCTAAATTTGAAGAAGATACTATTACAATATTTATTGAAAATGCATATAGATTTATTTCAGTTATTACTGCCGGATTTATTCTTAAAAAAAGAGTAAATGTTTTAAACAATAATAGCCCTAAATATGTTGAAAGCATAATAGACAGCTCTATGGTTTATATATCAGATACAGAAAAATCGAGTTTAAATTTAGATGAAGTTTTTGAAAGCAAATGTAATGATAAATGGTTTGATGTACTTAAAGAAACAGTAATAGATGAAAATGTATATATCAATTTTTATACCTCAGGCTCTACAGGACATCCTAAACTTATAGAAAAAACTCTTAAGCAGTTTGAAGCTGAGGCAGTTAAAATAGTGAATCAATTTACTGATAATATTAAAGATTCTTTATTTTTGTATACAGTGCCTCATTATCATAGTTATGGTTTTGTTTTTGCTGTGTTGATTCCTTTTATGCTTGAAGTTAGATGTATAAATAATAGAATTAACTATTTAGAGACTGTTAATAATTTTTCAGACTATGAAAAAATTACTATAGTTACTACACCTGCTTTTTTAAAGAGAATAGATGAATCCTCTTTAAAAATAAAGTCTAAATGGTATTTATTTTCTTCTACAGGAATGCTTGAAGAGAAAGTTAATAATCTTTGCAGAGAGATATTTTCTACTGATGTTACAGAAATTTACGGAAGTACTGAGGCTGGTGCTATTGGATACAGAAGAAGAAGTGAAAATCAATTATGGACAAGGCTTAGTGTTGTAAAAATTAAAGTTGATGAAAATGGAAGTATAGAATGCTGCTCAGGATATACTGGTGATGATGTTTGGATACATGTGGGTGATGTTGTGAATATGAAGAATGCAGATGAGTTTGAGCTTTTAGGCAGAGAAGATTCTATAGTAAAAATAGAGGGAAAAAGAATAAGTGTACAGCAGATAGACAGACAAATACTTATGGATAAGCATTTTAAAGACAGTTATACTATATACTGTAAGTCTGATAAAAGAGAATATATTGCTTCTTTTATAGTAATGAATAACAAAAATAGAAATTTGGAAGATATGAAAAAATATGTTATTGATTATTTAAGAGGTTATTTCGAAACGATAGTATTGCCTAAAAAAATATATTTTGTTGATTCTATACCTAGAAGCGAAATCGGTAAAATCGATAGAAAAGCTCTTGATGCTATAATGGAAGGAAATTAATTTGGATAATTATATTGATTATAAAGATTATAAGATAGAAGAAAAAACTTCTGATATGTTTAGAGTAAAAGTTTTTGTAGATGAAAGAATGCCTTATTTTGACGGTCATTTTGAAAACTTTAAACTTTTACCTGCTATAGCTCAGGTTAAAATTACTCTTGATATATGTAAAAGTATTTTTAGCAGAGATTTTTCTGTCAATAAACTTTTAAAATTAAAATTTACAAATATGATTCTTCCAAATACAAATATTTTTATAGAATCTCATTTTTCTGATAATATTATTTCATTTAAAATATATGATAATAATAAAAAATATTCAGACGGCAAATTGTATTTTTCTTAAAGGTTTTCGTATGGCTCATTGGACGGAAGAAAAAGAAATAGGTAAGAGATGGAAAGCATTATTCTCTATATCTGTTTATAAAATTTTAGGAAGAACTTTTGTAATACTTTATCTTATTCCTATAAGTATATTTTATTTTTTTTATTCCAAAACTAGGATGCAGGCTTCCAGAAAATACTTAAAAAAAATGTCTGAATATAATAAAAAAATCAAATCGAATTTTATTTGTTCTTATAAGCATTTACTTTCATTTGTTGTATCTGTTTCAGAAAAATTTTCGGCTTGGAATGGAGATATATCTATAACTGATTTAGTAGTAAAAACTAAGGATAGTTATAATGAAGTTATTGATTTGCTTAATAAAAAAAGGGGAATGATAATATTATTTTCTCATATAGGAAATATTGAACTTTTAAAGGCATTAGCAGCTATTAATGAAGGCAATCCTATAAAAAACTATAAAATAAATATAATAATAGATCCTAAAGTAAATAAAAATGTTAATATAGTTCTCAGTGAGGGTAAGAATAATTCTTCTATAGATTTTATAGATGCTTCTAATATAGGACCTCATACTATAATAAGTATTGAGGATAAATTAAATAATGGTGAGATAGTAGCGATAGCAGGAGACAGAACTAGCAATAAAACTGATAAAGTTAATTATATAAATTTTTTAGGAGAAGAAGCACCTTTTCCATGCGGAGCTTTTTTGATACCTATTTTACTTAGATATCCTGTTTATTATTTCTTTGCTTTGAGAGAGAATGACAAAATACTTTCAAAGAAATATAATTTTTATATATATCCTTCAAAGATAAAATTGAATGATGAAGAATTAAAAAATAGAAAAAAGAAAAATGAAGTTATATTAGAATTAACAAAAGAATTTGCTTCCATTATAGAACAAAAAGCTATAGAATATCCATATCAGTGGTATAATTTTCATGATTTTTGGTATAAAGGGGATTAATTTATGTCAAATAAAAAATATTATTTAGAAAATGATTGTTATATAAAGCCGTCTTTTTATGATTTGGATCCTATGGGTGTTGTTTGGCATGGTAATTATATAAAGTTTATGGAGCAGGCTAGGGAGGCTATGCTTGAAATTATAGATTATAATTATGATATTATGACTTCTAAAGGTGTTATGTGGCCTATAGTAAAATTAGAAATTAAATATATAAATTCTATTAAATTAAATCAAAAGATTAGGATACATACGGCAATTACTGAATATTTAAATGGTATGAGAGTGGAA
It encodes the following:
- a CDS encoding phosphopantetheine-binding protein, which gives rise to MSIEDQIKQIVIESANLEGVSIEDIDTDAPLFGDELGLDSIDALEIGVAIRKKFNITFSDIEENNKQYFYSVATLAKYIRENSDNK
- a CDS encoding flavodoxin; the encoded protein is MKILIAYYSHSANTKKLAELIVKVLKSEFQNVKIDFFYTEPEKPYSSNYNKVLDEAKRDIKNNHKPKLKNNIVSIDDYDVIFIGSPNWWNTIASPVGSFISSFDFSNKIIMPFCTHGGGGAGIIRTDIEKLTKSKHVGKILSVYGNTSSINNSESEIEKWIKNIKINVK
- a CDS encoding cyclophilin-like fold protein, with the translated sequence MKIKKYFFSLLIFSIISSISCYSVYGDNTTMENLNVLNTSVNVKIKDKEYKLKLYDNQTAKDFLALLPLTVNMNELNSNEKYYNLSKKLTTKTENIGSIKTGDFLLYGNNCIVLFYESFRTSYSYTRLGYIENTEGLKEALGRGSIEITFSVASEN
- a CDS encoding aldo/keto reductase, producing MKTVKLNNGLEMPILGFGVFQIPDYEECKKSVLNAIEAGYRLIDTASAYFNEKAVGDAIKESGINRKELFITTKLWITDAGYDNAKKAFEVSMEKLGLDYLDLYLIHQPFGDYYGSWRAMEDLYNEGKIKAIGVCNFYPDRLLDLVMHNKIAPMINQIETHPFFQREEDNKLMKEYGIQIESWAPFAEGRNNMFTNETLTKIAKKHNKTVAQVILNWLIKRNVVVIPKSVHKERIIENFNVFDFELDDNDMNEILKLDKKNSLFLSHTDIETVKYLCNYKI
- a CDS encoding MerR family transcriptional regulator, translating into MTIAEVSKKTELSADTLRYYERIGLIPEVGRSENGIRNYTDYDLGWIEFSKCMRNSGMSIESIIEYIKLYNKGDSTLEARKQLLVSQRDAMQEKLNELQATLDKLNKKIENYGHQISVHEKDMLKNND
- a CDS encoding aldo/keto reductase, producing MQKRKLGNLEVSEIGLGCMGYGVVYDEHYDKRELISVIHEAIELGINFFDTAEAYGPYKNEEVVGEALEKYRDKVVIATKCGIKTVNGKPVLNAKRETIIKSLEGSLKRLKTDCIDLYYIHRVDPNTPIEEAADTMKDLIKEGKIKHWGISEAGINTIKKADEVCKLTAIQSEYSIMWREPEKELIPLLEKLNIGFVPFSPLGKGFLTGRFNNASDFSNNDFRSSIPRFQKENIKDNYTLVEVLEDIARRKNVTKSQIALAWVVHQKPFIVPIFGTRKIERLRENIASVNVEFSKEELEDINKAISSIKIYGERYPKEHLEIVGK
- a CDS encoding beta-ketoacyl synthase chain length factor — its product is MLDLSFRVLDWDFFAPNMDKKFILENINNDIKITYGDSNPELDFIPKAQKRRLSQITKFSFESVKNILNENDQIPFFFVSKYGEIKQQYNMSKKIVTEHEVSPALFSFSVFNTAVAQLTIFYKNYKRAIAVTCYNNFIDTALIQAIAFLKTSDNDKALILIADEKLPESYEVISRDGNYSFAFSCLISKKDPNIYIDVIDSNINKDENSIIDFIKFISTDTSDLELGKIKLIKK
- a CDS encoding flavodoxin; the encoded protein is MKNKKILSISVLIIAVIVFYALNKSENNIIQNQQVFAQEVNTQANNSGDEKMINDNLILLEGGSFMMGSPDTERQRDKDEVLHEVVINPFYIDPYEVTQKDYQNIMGKNPSHFKGENLPVENVTWYDAIEYCNALSKAKGLTPAYTIEGNTVKWNRNANGYRLLTEAEWEYAARAATRTVFNSLNHITSDNANFEGSYPYLIEENYVNPHNPDVKTSRYRGRTLEVNSLSPNQFGLYNMHGNVSEWCFDYYGEYDTENNNNPYGNQNGSLRVSRGGSYIDFAKHLRAAYRSACNPLSTDRNTGFRIARNAKPINDIIETAYSLNIKIPQNPKILIAYFSYSGNTRNAAEIIKEKTGADIIEIKMKTPYRGRGNIYETSQIDLNNNVYPELTDHVQNMEKYDIILLGYPTWWATMPMPVFSFIKEYDFSGKSVITFSSHGGTMFGESVSDLAKLIPDAYVGLALEFNYSGGRELENRISEWLKLNAINEI
- a CDS encoding (R)-mandelonitrile lyase, which gives rise to MSDYEYQKAPEKTVFIKKGEGRKFKGSKECFTGDVEVELLTDANEDSHFSVAYVTFEAGARSAWHTHPCGQHLIVVEGIGLTQEEGGEILEFHEGEALYCPKDKKHWHGASPDCRMKHIAITGDKDGNNVTWLEHVTDEEYNAYKNNKK
- a CDS encoding aldo/keto reductase, with the translated sequence MKKVFFGLLFIFISIITIFSLNKKAEANTNMENNKVVFNFNTKRAKLNSGYEIPLNGIGTYSLLNDECYNSILFALQNGVRLIDTAYIYRNEEEVGRAVRDSKVDRKDIFIITKLYPNQYSDAENAINEALKKLDVEYIDMMLLHHPGLNDVEAYKAMEKAVKEGKIRSIGLSNWYIKELKEFLPKISVMPALVQNEIHPYYQDTNVIEYIQSLGIAVQGWYPLGGRGHQRELLNDKVLKDIAKKYNKSVAQIILRWNLQREVIVIPGSSNREHIIENTEIYDFELSDEDMKKIAELNRDEKHDWY
- a CDS encoding DUF4405 domain-containing protein, producing MKLKKIIKIIIDILMYIIFIYLMSYRPGRGLFLHGIFGFTLFILFILHHLLNIKWYGSITKGKYGFIKKLFITINFLLFFDMIVMAVSSIMMSGDIFAFSPFIANQFARNLHVVSTSSGFVLMIFHLGLHTNNIFRSIYIKVKDTYLKYIYIVLFLIVLFLGVYSFITSGIINSIFLIPKENHSFYDLYFYFQYIMMTIGASQIVHLIFIVSYKMNKKLNKHY